A part of Bacteroidia bacterium genomic DNA contains:
- a CDS encoding cyclic nucleotide-binding domain-containing protein, producing the protein MNKLIDILNQANLADKDIELLQKIIVPINVKTNKTLINYGDNCTSIYFILKGGFAMQLLKDDGTEKTINFFLDSFQPFMTVPQSYFQETKSTFKLLAIKNSDIFAFSKIDLLQAIEKSATIKNFYQSQIILALLNELDFRTKLLTYSPKRMYELLISDYQEVIKNVSSRHIANFIGISPEWLSNLKRTL; encoded by the coding sequence ATGAACAAACTAATAGACATACTAAACCAAGCGAATCTAGCTGACAAAGACATAGAGTTATTGCAGAAAATCATTGTTCCAATTAATGTGAAGACTAACAAAACATTAATAAATTATGGGGACAACTGCACATCTATTTATTTCATATTGAAAGGTGGATTTGCTATGCAACTACTCAAAGATGATGGAACAGAAAAAACAATCAATTTCTTCTTAGACAGTTTTCAGCCATTTATGACAGTGCCACAAAGCTACTTTCAAGAAACTAAAAGCACTTTTAAATTATTGGCAATTAAAAATTCCGACATTTTTGCATTTTCCAAAATAGATTTACTACAAGCAATAGAGAAAAGTGCTACAATTAAGAATTTTTATCAATCCCAAATCATTTTGGCTTTACTGAATGAATTGGATTTTAGGACGAAACTCTTAACCTACTCACCAAAGAGAATGTATGAATTGCTTATTTCCGACTATCAGGAAGTAATTAAAAATGTTTCTTCAAGGCATATCGCAAATTTTATAGGCATTTCCCCTGAATGGTTGAGTAATCTTAAGCGAACACTTTAA
- a CDS encoding Eco57I restriction-modification methylase domain-containing protein has product MSLEITILDLFQKHINPFILSELDYKIHNINSLANDTAISPIERASNAMKKFSRLSDSEIVTPEFVTDKIINGLPAKAIDKNTMLLDIASKQGEFVYAVYKKFGKEVANKFYSIPTSKIAYEFTRKVYNLLELDVKLIETNYTSYELISENKFIEKETIKINNKKMKFNVIVGNPPYQQSDGGAQASAKPIYNLFVESAKELNPSYISMIMPTRWYAGGKGLDEFREIMLNDKHISELHDFLKPDILFQNTNNRGGICYFIRDKSYDNSKNLTKLYTYKNNLTPVLNIRSLKTPDSDILIRHSIALEIISKVKSHKDFKTFENHISSRKPFDLEGNVVNDAKKFRLDKKGLKKPIMCYGKSKKIGFVERDEITKNANWIDNYKVFAPYANNIGTELNDDNLNAFVGEPKTICTETYIVMGATLNLDLITSTNLVKYFSTKFARFMHSLPKVSQHGTSKTYKFVPLQNFTAKSDIDWSKSTVEIDKQLYAKYKLTQEEIDFIESMIKSMA; this is encoded by the coding sequence TTGAGTCTTGAAATCACCATACTTGATTTGTTTCAAAAGCACATCAACCCATTTATTTTAAGTGAACTAGATTATAAAATTCACAATATTAATTCATTAGCCAACGATACAGCAATTTCTCCAATAGAAAGAGCGAGTAATGCAATGAAGAAATTTAGTCGCTTGTCAGATTCAGAAATTGTAACCCCCGAATTTGTTACCGACAAAATCATAAACGGTTTGCCAGCCAAAGCCATTGACAAGAATACAATGCTTTTAGATATTGCTTCCAAACAAGGCGAGTTTGTATATGCCGTATATAAAAAGTTTGGCAAAGAAGTAGCCAACAAATTCTACTCAATACCAACATCAAAAATTGCGTATGAGTTTACTAGAAAAGTTTACAATTTGCTCGAATTAGATGTAAAACTAATTGAAACGAACTACACCTCTTACGAGTTAATCAGTGAAAACAAATTCATTGAAAAAGAAACCATTAAAATAAACAACAAGAAAATGAAATTCAATGTAATTGTAGGCAATCCGCCATATCAGCAAAGTGACGGTGGTGCTCAAGCAAGTGCCAAACCAATTTACAATCTTTTTGTAGAGTCAGCAAAAGAATTAAATCCTAGCTACATTTCTATGATTATGCCGACACGTTGGTATGCTGGTGGTAAAGGATTAGATGAATTCAGAGAAATTATGCTTAACGACAAGCACATTTCTGAATTACACGATTTTCTGAAACCAGATATTTTATTTCAAAACACCAATAATCGTGGAGGTATTTGTTATTTCATAAGAGACAAATCATATGATAATTCTAAAAATTTAACCAAGTTATATACCTACAAGAATAATTTAACACCTGTTTTGAATATACGAAGTTTGAAAACACCTGACTCTGATATTCTTATACGCCATAGTATTGCATTAGAAATCATATCAAAAGTAAAATCTCATAAAGATTTTAAAACTTTTGAAAATCACATTTCATCAAGAAAGCCATTTGACCTTGAAGGCAATGTTGTTAATGATGCGAAAAAATTCAGACTTGATAAAAAGGGATTAAAAAAACCGATAATGTGTTATGGCAAGAGTAAGAAAATTGGTTTTGTAGAAAGAGATGAAATTACTAAAAATGCAAATTGGATAGACAATTATAAAGTCTTTGCTCCATATGCTAATAACATTGGGACTGAATTAAATGATGACAATCTAAATGCTTTCGTTGGTGAACCTAAAACTATATGTACTGAAACTTACATTGTGATGGGGGCTACATTGAACTTAGATTTAATAACTTCAACGAATCTTGTGAAATACTTTTCTACCAAGTTTGCTAGGTTTATGCATAGTTTACCAAAAGTAAGTCAACACGGTACTTCAAAGACATACAAGTTTGTTCCTTTGCAAAACTTTACTGCAAAATCAGATATAGACTGGAGTAAATCGACAGTTGAAATTGACAAACAATTGTATGCAAAGTATAAACTGACACAAGAGGAAATTGATTTTATAGAAAGTATGATAAAATCAATGGCTTAG
- a CDS encoding ATP-binding protein — protein sequence MSNQKINPFKHEYFLGYINQVLPQYVKVHFPSSVLLNGFTHFGKEFNGGLVGSFVVIEGDKYGFLGRITELSLPESERLSLNEKAFQTSDFHPTGKIEILLSFDLYNPFDVKKGLTAYPNIGAKVFVSSGELVQQYMSRFGVRSGEIANTIAIGSLVSSPNTQVKINLQSIFGRHCAIVGTTGGGKSYTVSKLVESLIATGNKAILIDATGEYRGSYDKIKSIDIGNGENIFHYSQLTIDDMFFLLKPSPRTQTPKLMEAIRSLKMVKIAGEAIQIEHNGEAIPIEEGLLKKNGKPKKPYDVFYYRNISAIENGMADFDFMKLSHQLSAECVYDNGTTWGGVAPNDVSYCVSLISRVTNLANTPELNQIFGFQQEKTENDLTDILNQFISIENTDNKLLRLNLENVKYDFQVRETLVNAIGKFLLAKARSGSFKDSPVVVFIDEAHQFLNKSIKDEYFDSKPLDAFDSIAKECRKHGLFLCIATQMPRDIPQGTLSQMGTFIAHRLINHFDKEAVSNACSTANKNTLDFLPILGEGEAILTGVDFPMPIIMKFDEPIIKPDSSTPKLN from the coding sequence ATGAGTAACCAAAAGATAAATCCTTTCAAGCACGAATATTTTCTTGGTTATATCAATCAGGTGCTACCGCAATATGTGAAAGTTCATTTTCCATCTTCGGTTTTATTGAATGGGTTTACGCATTTTGGCAAAGAGTTTAACGGTGGCTTGGTGGGTAGTTTTGTCGTGATTGAAGGCGATAAGTATGGTTTTTTAGGAAGAATTACAGAATTATCATTACCAGAATCAGAACGACTTTCTTTGAATGAGAAAGCATTTCAAACCAGTGATTTTCATCCTACAGGAAAAATTGAAATCCTTTTGTCTTTTGATTTATACAACCCTTTTGATGTCAAAAAAGGACTAACAGCCTATCCAAACATTGGGGCAAAAGTATTTGTAAGTTCAGGAGAATTGGTGCAACAATATATGTCAAGGTTTGGTGTAAGAAGTGGCGAAATCGCAAACACAATTGCAATAGGAAGTTTAGTTTCAAGTCCTAATACCCAAGTCAAAATAAATTTGCAATCTATTTTTGGACGCCATTGTGCTATTGTTGGAACTACAGGAGGTGGGAAAAGTTATACTGTAAGCAAATTGGTAGAATCATTAATAGCAACTGGTAATAAAGCTATATTGATTGATGCGACTGGGGAGTATCGTGGCAGTTATGACAAAATAAAATCTATTGATATTGGTAATGGCGAAAACATATTTCATTACTCTCAACTTACAATAGATGATATGTTTTTCTTGTTGAAGCCATCACCAAGAACACAAACGCCTAAGCTGATGGAAGCTATAAGGTCTCTAAAAATGGTGAAAATTGCAGGAGAAGCAATACAAATTGAACATAACGGAGAAGCTATTCCGATTGAAGAAGGTTTATTGAAAAAAAACGGAAAGCCTAAGAAACCATATGATGTTTTTTACTACCGAAACATATCAGCTATTGAAAACGGAATGGCAGATTTTGATTTTATGAAATTATCCCATCAATTAAGTGCTGAATGTGTCTATGACAATGGAACTACTTGGGGAGGCGTGGCTCCAAATGATGTTTCATATTGTGTGAGTTTGATATCAAGAGTTACCAATCTTGCCAATACACCTGAATTGAACCAAATATTTGGTTTCCAACAAGAGAAAACAGAAAATGACTTAACTGATATTCTCAATCAATTTATTTCTATCGAAAACACCGATAACAAATTATTGCGCTTAAACTTAGAAAATGTAAAATATGATTTTCAAGTTAGAGAAACATTAGTAAATGCAATTGGCAAATTTCTTTTAGCAAAAGCAAGAAGTGGTTCATTCAAAGATTCACCCGTTGTGGTTTTTATTGATGAAGCCCATCAGTTTCTAAATAAGTCTATTAAAGATGAGTATTTTGACAGTAAACCTTTAGACGCTTTCGATTCCATAGCCAAAGAATGTAGAAAGCACGGTTTGTTCCTTTGTATAGCGACCCAAATGCCAAGAGACATTCCACAAGGCACACTAAGTCAAATGGGAACATTTATAGCACATCGACTAATTAATCATTTTGACAAAGAAGCAGTAAGTAATGCTTGTAGTACAGCGAATAAAAACACATTGGATTTTTTACCAATTCTTGGAGAGGGCGAAGCAATTTTGACAGGTGTAGATTTTCCAATGCCAATTATAATGAAGTTTGATGAACCTATTATAAAACCAGATTCAAGTACACCGAAATTAAACTAA
- a CDS encoding SIR2 family protein, which yields MAEEIIENWTHILINGKSKTIEVKDAEFDKGKLVNISEIKNYPKLDADNKEIKHTAELANNEKRKVYTSFFQKPFKNLIILTGAGSSMDVKGLSMAQLWDEAVKEFKTDKVDGLNNIIDAVKFPKEKTDKKDIEALLSQVEGFIKFSEDKDIVFKDGKKKLSELKDLLFKLIQDRCTIPTPSNEAFPHKVLLEKVLQRKQTSPRVKIFTLNYDLLFEDAATVANAIVIDGFSYTFPRTFSGRYFDYDIVQREGSKLKEEDNFVQRVFHLHKLHGSINWERNKETGDVIVNNKTEEALMVYPREAKYEDSYEQPFFEMMARFQRNLRLNDDTLLVCIGYSFNDKHINAAIEEALNQNPGFRLAIIDPGFDNPNASKSLKTIKENALKTERILMVSETFTDFANYFPEIKTYENPQQVTISLKNE from the coding sequence ATGGCAGAAGAAATAATAGAAAACTGGACACACATTTTAATTAATGGGAAATCTAAAACAATTGAGGTTAAAGATGCTGAATTTGACAAGGGAAAACTTGTAAATATTTCAGAAATAAAGAATTATCCAAAATTAGATGCGGACAATAAAGAGATAAAACACACGGCTGAACTTGCCAATAATGAAAAACGCAAAGTTTACACTTCATTTTTTCAAAAACCATTTAAAAACCTGATAATTCTTACTGGTGCTGGTTCTTCTATGGATGTAAAAGGTCTTTCAATGGCTCAATTATGGGATGAAGCGGTAAAAGAATTTAAAACAGATAAAGTTGATGGTTTAAACAATATCATTGATGCAGTAAAATTCCCTAAAGAAAAAACCGACAAAAAGGATATTGAAGCCTTATTAAGTCAAGTTGAAGGCTTTATTAAATTTTCAGAGGATAAAGATATTGTCTTCAAAGATGGAAAGAAAAAACTATCGGAATTAAAGGATTTACTTTTTAAACTCATACAAGACAGATGCACAATTCCAACACCATCAAATGAAGCATTCCCACACAAAGTATTGCTTGAAAAAGTGTTGCAACGGAAGCAAACAAGTCCAAGAGTTAAAATATTTACATTAAATTATGACTTGCTTTTTGAAGATGCAGCAACTGTTGCAAACGCAATTGTAATTGATGGTTTTTCCTATACTTTTCCAAGGACATTTAGCGGTAGATATTTTGATTATGATATAGTACAAAGAGAAGGAAGCAAACTAAAAGAAGAAGATAATTTCGTACAACGTGTTTTTCATTTACACAAATTGCACGGCTCTATCAATTGGGAAAGAAATAAAGAAACTGGTGATGTTATAGTCAACAATAAGACAGAAGAGGCTTTAATGGTTTATCCACGAGAAGCCAAATATGAAGATTCTTATGAACAGCCATTCTTTGAAATGATGGCACGGTTTCAAAGAAATCTTAGATTGAATGATGACACTTTATTAGTCTGCATAGGTTACAGTTTTAATGACAAGCATATTAATGCAGCCATTGAAGAAGCATTAAATCAAAACCCTGGTTTTAGATTAGCGATTATTGACCCTGGCTTTGACAATCCTAACGCTTCAAAATCACTAAAAACTATAAAAGAGAATGCTTTGAAAACCGAAAGGATTTTGATGGTTTCAGAAACTTTTACAGATTTTGCCAATTATTTCCCAGAAATTAAAACATATGAAAACCCTCAACAAGTAACAATAAGTCTGAAAAATGAGTAA